From Narcine bancroftii isolate sNarBan1 unplaced genomic scaffold, sNarBan1.hap1 Scaffold_289, whole genome shotgun sequence, one genomic window encodes:
- the LOC138750882 gene encoding double C2-like domain-containing protein alpha isoform X2, with translation MAQCGRGKTISIQEHMAINVSPGPIHPIPHISHYFPTPGAGSGSGSTPGAGPGSGSAVESAPMGAPHPLTLSLRGAVEDERELMPELDDSDDSMTLGSLEFELLYKSQENDLQCTIHRAKGLRPMDLNGLSDPYVKIYLLPGACKGNKLKTKTMRNTLNPCWNETLTYHGVTEDDVVRKTLRISVCDEDRVGHNDFIGETRVALRKLTANQPKRFNIVLESVPPPSPRLITQAHRGIAFYLREPEVMDLEERGRILLGLRFSPSTGELTVSILRCAHLAAMDANGFSDPYVKMYLKPDGGKKSKNKTVVKRRTLNPEYNEVG, from the exons ATGGCACAATGTGGCCGGGGAAAGACGATCTCCATCCAGGAACACATGGCCATCAACGTCAGTCCTGGACCCATCCATCCCATTCCCCACATCTCCCACtacttcccaactcctggagCCGGATCTGGATCGGGATCCACTCCTGGAGCTGGACCTGGATCCGGATCTGCAGTTGAGTCAGCACCCATGGGAGCCCCCCATCCACTGACACTCTCGCTGAGGGGGGCAGTGGAGGATGAGAGGGAACTGATGCCCGAACTCGATGACTCAGATGATTCAA TGACATTGGGAAGCCTGGAATTTGAGCTCCTCTACAAATCTCAAGAGAACGACCTGCAGTGTACAATCCACCGGGCTAAG GGATTGAGGCCAATGGACTTGAATGGACTGTCAGACCCCTATGTGAAGATTTATCTGCTCCCGGGAGCCTGCAAG GGTAACAAGCTGAAGACgaaaaccatgaggaacactCTGAATCCGTGTTGGAATGAGACTCTCACTTACCATGGAGTCACTGAAGATGATGTGGTTCGCAAAACTCTCAG GATATCGGTCTGTGATGAGGATCGTGTGGGTCACAATGACTTCATCGGAGAGACCAGAGTGGCACTCCGTAAACTCACTGCCAACCAACCCAAACGTTTCAACATCGTCCTGGAGTCAGTGCCG CCACCGTCGCCGAGATTGATCACACAAGCTCACAGAGGAATCGCCTTCTACCTCAGAGAG cctgaGGTAATGGACTTGGAGGAGAGGGGACGCATCCTGCTGGGCCTGAGGTTCTCTCCCTCGACCGGCGAGCTCACTGTCTCCATCCTCCGCTGTGCTCATCTCGCCGCCATGGACGCCAATGGCTTCTCTGACCCCTATGTCAAGAT